In the Ignavibacteria bacterium genome, GCAGTGAAGTACCGACAGCTACGCGCCGTATCGGATTGACGGGATCGCCCGGCGTTGGGAAGAGCACTCTTGTTGAGTCACTCGGACTTTTGCTCGTTGAACAAGGCAGTCGCGTTGCCGTTCTAGCTGTTGATCCGAGCAGTAAGCGCACCGGAGGAAGCATTTTAGGCGACAAGGTTCGAATGCCGAATCTTTCGTTGCATGACCATGCCTTTGTTCGGCCATCTCCGTCTCGACTTGCGTTGGGAGGTGCCGCTACCACAACGCGTGATGCGATCATTCTCTGTGAGGCGGCAGGGTACGATACGATCCTCGTTGAAACCGTTGGTGTTGGTCAGAGTGAGACCGAAGTAGCAGACATGGTAGATCTTTTCCTCCTGCTTGTATTGCCTACAGCCGGCGATGACGTTCAAGGGATAAAACGTGGGATCATGGAAGTTGCCCACGGTCTGTTGGTAACCAAGTCTGATCTTGATCAGCAGGCATCGAGAGTGGCCATTGCAACGTATACGAGCGCATTGCGCCTCATGGTTCCCCCGCTTGAAGACTGGTCGCCGCCAGTGCTTGGTGTCAGTGCAGTGCAAGGAGACGGCCTTACGAGTGTTCTCGATCTCATTGCACAGTTTTTTGCCACCATTCGTCGTACATCGATTGAACAGGTCCGCCGAACACAGAGAACTACCTGGTTCTCCGGCGCGTTACAACACGAACTCCTAGCCGTGCTTCTTTGTGATGTTCGAATCAAGGAGCTCGTGAAGGATCTTAAGGACCAGGTCGAAGTTGGTGGTATTCCACCATCTGTGGCCGTTCACCGTCTGGTTTCGCACATCACCATCAATATCTCGGAGCGGTTATGAGAGTCCATTTCGCCCCTTTTCAAGAAGCATTGCGAAAGGCCGGCATTGATGCGTGGGTCATGTATGACTTTCGCGGAACAAATGATCTGGCGTGGACGATGCTCGACATTCCGCCTGATGCACATTGTACGCGTCGATGGATGGTCGTTGTGCCTGCTCAGGGTCACCCCGTAAAGCTCGTTCATCGGATGGAGTGTACTCCATTGTCTCACATCCCGATCGAAGAACGACTCTACGACACACGAAGTTCATGGGAATCGCAGGTTGCGTCGGCATTGAAAGGCTTTTCAACCGTGGCCATGGAGTATTCACCGATGAATGCCATCCCGGTAACGAGTAAGGTAGATGCCGGAACCGTGGAGTTTATTCGTTCGCTTGGTGTAGAAGTGGTCTCTTCCGCTGATATCGCCCAGCAATTCACCGCAGTACTCAGTGAGCAGCAACTGGCCGGTGCCTCGGTCACAGCCGGGCAACTTCGTGATGTAATGATGGAAGCGTTCGGTTTCATCCGTCAGAGCATTCTGGACAACGTACGGATCACAGAATACGATGTCCAGCAACGTATCGTCTCTGCTTTTGCTTCAAGAGGACTTGTGACCGATAGCGCACCGATCGTGGCGATCGGTCCAAATGCCGCCTCGCCTCACTATGCGCCGAGTTACACCCACAGTTCTGAGATCAGTGCAGAGATGGTGGTGCTTATCGACGCGTGGTGCAAGAACACTGCTCCCGGATCGGTTTATGCAGATCTAACATGGGTGGGCTACACCGGCGTTGCAATACCTGCAGATCTGGCTGCTTCATTCAACATGATCGTTGAAGGTAGGAATGCTGCCATTGCTCTGGTTAAGGAGCGTTTTGCATCCGGAACACCAGTACTTGGTTATGAAGTTGACAATGCTTGTAGGTCGGTTATTGAGTCGGCCGGCATGGGATCGGCATTTATCCATCGTACCGGCCATAACATCACCACCGAGATCCATGGTCCGGGCGTGAACATGGATGACTATGAAACCCACGATACTCGTGTACTCCTGCCGGGAACCTCATTCTCCATTGAACCGGGCATCTACCTGCCCGATGTCCTTGGCTTGAGGACAGAGATCGACGTGGTGATTCTGCGAGACGGGACCGTAACCATCCCATCGTCACCATTACAAGCCTCATTGCTACCTCTGCTTTCAGATGAATGGATGCAGTGATCAGAAGCCCCCTAATCATATCGATCCTGGTCCTCTTGTTCGTTCTTGGGCTCGACGCGGGTGCTCAGTCTTCTGCTGATCGCGACAAGTTGCGAATGGCACAGACCTATGAACGCAGTGGCGACTTGCGTAGCGCTGCTCGGTTGTATCAAGAACTTCATGCTTCGTCTCCCACTCTCGACTCGTACTTTCAGGGTGTTGTACGTTCGTTGTCGGGACTGCAACAATACGCCTCCCTAGCACCGGTAGTCGAGGAGCAGATGAAGATCGCTCCCTCGGTCAATACTGCCATTTTGGCCGGGACACTCTACGCACGGCTCGGAGACATGGCTGCCGCCGAGAACTGGTGGAAAAAAGCCATTGAACTCTCAGATGATGATGAGACCACCCATCTGTTGATCGGTGCCGAGCAATCACAGCTGATGCTTCATGCGATGGCCTTGCGTTCGTATAAGGCGGCTCGCTCCATCAACGGCGATGCTCTCGCATATTGTGACGAGATTGGACAACTCTCTGCCGTAACTGGAGATCTCAAGACAGCGGCTCGTGAAGCAGTAGCGATGTACGGCTTAGATGGTGATTTGGTACGGGTGCAACGAAGACTCAGCATTCTCCTTTCATATGACGGAGGTGCAGAAGCTATCTCGACGGAACTTGATCTGATGACCAATAACAGTACAGATGTCTTACGCCTTCGCCAATGGTTCTACCGACAGTCGAAAGCTTGGCAGAAAGCGCTCGACGTCACTGCTCAGCTCGACCAAATGACAAAACCACGCGGTCAGGAGTTATTGCTCTTTGCAGATGGGGCTAGAATGGATGATCAGTATGATGTAGCCATCGAAGCCTATTCGATCATCATGAAGGAGAATTCGGAGCAACGATATCGTATGTCTGCTGCCTACGGTTCAGCACGTGCTCTTGAGCAGAAGCTCAGAAGAACAGACAAGATCACGCATCAAGAGGCAAAGATCGTTGTAGAGCGATATGATGATATCATCAGTCAATACGGACAACATCCAATTGCTGCAGAGGCCCTTTATCATTCGGCGATCCTCGAGGACGACGTTATCGGCAATATGGACGGAGCTCGCGAGCGACTCATGCGCCTGCTCAATCAATGGAAGGGCACAACGGTTTCTTCAGACGGAGCATTACGTCTGGCGGATATCTACCTAGCGATGGGGAGAGATGCTGATGCGATCTCAACGCTCCGCGGCCTCGCCAGTGGTCCGTCCGTGATCGTGTCCGACAGGGCCGATCTGGCTCGCCTTCGCTTAGCAGATCTTTTCCTGTGGAATGGCAACCTAGATTCGGCCCGTTCGTATTATGCCCCTCTTGCAGCTATAACAGGGTCTGTAGCATCGAATGATGCTCTCGATCGGCTTCTCCTCATAAATCTTGCTCAGGACGATTCTGCTACCGTGATCGCGATTGCCTCCGCCGAAGGACTCCTTGTACGACGTCACTACCGTGATGCGGCCCTCCAATTCGTTCAAGCGGCCGCCTCAGCCAAGGACAATGACCTCCGTGATCGTGCCCGTATGAACGGAGCTGTTGCTTTTATCGAACTCCACGACGATGTGTCTGCAGAGCCCCTTCTTGTGGAGATCCTCAAAGGAATCCCTGAAACCATTTACGGGGATCGTTCGTTGAGTTTGCTTGCCGATATCCAAGTGCGACGCGGTGACACACCAAGCGCACTGAAGATCTTGAATTCACTCTTAGTCAATTACCCCCGTTCCATTCTGGTGCCCGGCGTTCGTGATCGTATCCGCGTTCTTCGCGGAGATGCATGACCGTTGGCCCTACGTCCGGAGTTTTACATGTCTAGTCCTACGTTTTCATCACTCCCGTATCAACGACCTGTTCTGTCGGAGTTAACGCAACAACACGAGTTGCTGACGAAACGACTTGAGTCGGCAACCACCGATGCAGAGGCTATCCAAGTGGTTCGTGATTGGAATGTTCATCGGATCAACGTGAGTACCATGGGCTCACTTGCTGAAGTGCATTTCACGCAGAATGTATCGGATGTTGCAGCCAAGGAAGAAAAGCTGTTCTATGATGAAAACAGCCCATCTATCGCTGAGCTAGATATTGCGTTTGCACGGTCCATCCTGTCATCACCCTATCGTGGTGTGATCGCTGCAACTTTTGGCGAACTCTTCCTGACGCGTCTCCATAATGCCAGTCTCACGTTTGAGCCGTCTATCAAGGATCTGCTCGTGCACGAGTCTGAGCTATGTCGTACCTATAACGAGCTAACTGCCTCGGCACACATTGAGGTGGATGGAGAAACTTACAATCTGAGTACCATTGGACGTTTGCTCATCGATCTCGACAGTGGCGTCCGAGAACGAGCTCATAAAGCGATGTATGGTTTTCTAACGCTCCACGCAACGGAACTTGATAAGATCTATGATGAACTTGTCAAGCTTCGTCATGAAAAGGCGCAACGTCTTGGGTTCCCATCATATACCGAGTTTCGCTATGTGGAGTTCGGACGAGTTGACTATAATGCTGACGACGTTGAGCAGTTCCGTTCACAGGTCCGCGAGCATGTGGTTCCGCTGGTATCAAAACTCCGAGAAGCTCAGAAACACCGACTTGGTATAGCCAAGCTGACCATTGCTGATGAAAAGCTGCAGTTCAAGGACGGTAATCCCGTAGCGGCCGGAGACCATGATTGGATCGTTGAGCGAGCTCATCGTATGTATTCGGAGCTCTCAGGAGAAACCAATGAGTTCTTCCAGTTGATGCTCGACGCCGATCTTATGGACCTGAAAAGTCGAGACAATAAGGCAACCGGTGGATATTGCACGAGTTTCAGTTCCTATGGGCTACCGTTCATATTTGCGAACTTCAATAAGACCACCCATGACATTGAAGTGCTTACGCATGAGGCGGGTCACGCATTCCAGGCCTATAGGAGCAGGAATCATCAGGTACCGGAATACTTCTGGCCAACCGCCGAGGCCTGTGAGATCCACTCGATGGGAATGGAATTCCTCACATGGCCATGGATGAATCTCTTCTTTGGAGATCAGACAGAGAAGTTCCGCTTCTACCACCTGCAGGGTGCACTATTGTTCCTTCCGTATGGATGTGCGGTGGATCATTTCCAACACTGGATCTATGCCAATCCGCAGGCTACACCGGCACAACGCAACGCAGCCTGGCTGGAGATGGAAAGCACGTATATGCCATGGCGTTCGTCGGAAGGATACCCAGCCGTTGAAGAAGGGCGTACGTGGCAATTCCAGCGTCACATCTATGAGTCGCCATTCTACTACATCGACTATGCCCTGGCGCAGACCTGCGCCCTTCAATATTGGAAGTGGGCTGAAACGGACCGTACTGAGGCCTTTGCCAGCTATCTAAAGATCTGTGATATAGGGGGCTCCAAGCCATTCCTAGACATCGTATCGGCCGGACGCCTCATCTCACCGTTCCAGAATGGTTGCCTCCAGGAGATCGTCGAATACTCCTATCGATGGCTCGGGGAGCACTATCCAACGGAAATGGCGAGTTCGTAACTCCAAAAGGCCCCGATACCACTGGTTTCGGGGCTTTTTTCATTGCCATATGGTAATAACCTGAACCTATCGCTCGTAGTAGCGCTGAGGGGTGGAATTTCCGTAGGTTTGTGGCTTCCCAACGACTATCCGTTTCTGTCCAAATATCCGGTGGCAAAGAATATGAAGAGATCGACCGTTTGGAGCGTGTTCGTCACGCTTTTGGTCCTCGTGAGCGCTTCAACACTGCGTGCTCAAAGCAATCCTTCTCCGTTTGACCTTAACACAGGTTCATATTCACTCACCGACTGGCAGTCCACAGCCACAGCCGGGTCGTACCCGGCCAGCATGGTCTTTCAGCAATCTGCGATCATTGATGATCAACCTGACGCAGCTGCTGTGGCCGACTGGAACTGCTCTTATGCCCTTACGAGTGGTGCCCGCGTGAATGGCCTGGGTGCAAACGGTATTGGCTTTATCAACACCGGGACTATCAATTGTAACTGTGCTTTTGTTGGCAGCGCAGTCCTGGCTCTCAATACCACGAACCGCGGTCAGGTTCGCGTGTCATATACTGCTCAAACACTTGGAGCAGGTCAGAGACGATATGGCCTTCGTCTTCAGTACCGTCTTGGCACGGTTGGCAACTGGAATAATGTGGTCAACAACGGTGGTTTTGTAGAGTTTGTTTCTACGCCAAACGTCACAGGTTCCGCGGTAACTATCACAAGCCCCCTTCCACTAGTCTGTGAAAACCAACCAGTGGTTCAGGTGCGGTGGGTGTATTACTACGTTGCCGGTTCAGGAACGGGATCTCGTCCGCAGATCCGCCTCGACGATATATCTGTGACATCAAACAGTACGATTGGCACAGCTACGGATCTTCGCATTGATGCGATCTCACCGGTGGCCCCATCTCAGAATACAGCCTTCAACGTTTTCGTGCGTTCAACGGATGCCCTTGGTGCAGCGAAGAATGTCACGACAGCTACTACTGTTCAGCTGACATTGAATTCAGGCACTGGGTCGCTTTCCGGTACACTTACAGGAGTGATCCCTGCCGGACAGAGTTCGGTGGTACTCTCCAATGTCTCGTACAACACCGTGGAGGCAGGCGTCTCAATCCGAGCTTCATCGATCGCCGGACAAGTCTTGACATTCTCGAACAGCGCAACATTCAGCATTCAGGCTCCTGCTGCATATGCTCTCATCACGGGCGCCCAGCTTGATGGCTATGCAGGTGTTCCATTCAATCCGATCACTGTAACAGTGGTCCGTGCAGACAACACAACGGATCTGAACTATTCTTCGAATATCACAGTATCGAAGGTTAGCGGTCCGGGTGTTGTCACTGGGACAGCTACAATCACGGCGTTACAAGGAGTGGCCGTCTTTTCTGATATCAGCGTAAGTACTGCTGGTACGTACCAACTCCAGGTAACCATTCCGGGACTTCCAACCCAGACACTGCCATTTACAACGGCCTTTACTGCGCCTGGTATGACAACGGACATCGTGCCGCAGTACATTCAATCTCGTGTTGCTTCCGGAACATGTAATTCAAGCGTACAAGCATTCCCGGTACCGGTCTTTGCCAGAGTTACCTTCACGGGTCTCCAGCCAAATACGACGTATCGCTACAATGCCGGCATTGCAACAGATAACATCCTGACATCGACAGGCGGCGGATTCAACATCCACTACAACCTAGATAACAATACCTACGTTTATGGTGCCGGCAAGTCTCTCACGGGTGTTGGAGAGTTTTCGCAATTCTCCACGCTGAATGGTGAAACATCAAAGTCCGTCTGGATCAATATGGCTGCCAGCACCAATGCGGCCTTCCAAGAAGGCGGAATTGCAAATTGGCGCGTTTCACTCGGAGACAATCAAGGTCGCTTGGTCAATCGCTTCCAGTTGTCGCAAAGTTCTACAGTGATCCGCCTAGGTACTGCTCCAAATCAGGCAACGGGCATCGTTGATGATCTTTCGCAGTTGACGCCAAAGAACTATGTTCTCCTGTACGATAACACAACAGGAACCGGACGTCCGATCGCGGTAACGGTTATCCAATCGACCGGCACGTCTGTTGCAGGCGCTGAGCCGTATTACGCCACACGACAAAACATCTCTTCGGCTTGGGCAACACTCATTCCGAACGCACTTGCTACCGGTGTCCGTCGTATTGAAGAGCGTGACTACCGTACGAACGCGATCGTCTATGTCCGCACATCTGTTGATGGACTGTGGAATGGTGTTCAAACCAATCCATCGGATCTGATCGCCTATCCATCCGGTCCGGGTGGGTTCTCGCGTCCGATCGTTCTCCAAACGCCAAAGATCACGATCACCACGCCTAAGACTGGCGACACCCTTTGCGCAGGACAAACAGCAACAACATCATTCCTAGCCCGTGGCGTGAACACGGTGCGGATCGAATTCTCTTCAAACAATGGTGCGTCGTGGGAATTTATGAGCGACGTACCTGCCGCTCAGACAACCGCAACATGGACGGTTCCTGCCATCGAGTTTGCTGGTAAGTGCCTAGTTCGCGTCACTGGCGTAGAACGCACAGACATCTCGGCCACGACTTCGCCATTCGCTGTTGCCTCTAAGGTCACGATGGTCAACAAGCCGGAATCGAAGAACCTCTGTGTAGGTGATGAACATGCGATGTTAGCGCTCACAAGCGGTGCCGTTCGCAATTACCAATGGTATAAGAACAACGAACCGATCCCGGGTGCAAACGGTCCGCTCTTCCAGATCACTGATGCCAATTATGGCACATCGGGCTTCTATTATTGCGTGGCTACGGGATATGGCGATTGTGGGAGTGCTGTTTCGGATACAGCTCACCTTCGAGTTGGACGTCAAACACAGATCGTAAATCAAACACGCAACGTTCCGGTGATGATCGGCGCTAAGGCCGTTCTCACCGTTGAAGCAGAGATCCCGGATGAAGCGATCTCCTATCAGTGGTATAAGGGGCAGACAGCTCTCACGGATAACGGTCGCATCTACGGTGCAAATTCAAACCGTTTGGAGATCCGCAACGTAAACGCCAATGATCTTGCGAATGACTACACATGTGTGGTAATCGGTGTATGCGGAAGTGCCACGTCGCGCAACATTCGTGTCTTCACGAACGGCGTCTATGTTGAATTCGCTTCTAACACCGCAAATGCGTGTGCCGGCAATCGCGTTGACGTAGTTGCTCAAGCGTATGTCAATCCTGCTGGTGCGGCACTCTCTCTGCGCTGGTGGTTCAAGGGTCAGCCACTCTTCGATGGCGGTAACTATTCGGGAACAACCACTTCTACGTTGTCGATCCTGAACGTCACTGGTGCCGATGCAGGTGACTACACACTGCATGCTGAACTTGCTGACAATGCCTCGATCTATGACGAAGGTACGATCTCGGTGGTGATCGCGTCTGTACCTCTGATCACACAACAACCGCAATCGGCTGATGTTTGTGCCGGCACGTCGCTGACTCTTACTGTCAGTGCAACTGCCACGGGTACGCTTTCCTACGAGTGGACAAAGGACGGAACCGTGATCCCTGGTGAAACAGCGGCAACACTTACGATTCAGAACGTTACGGCAGCTCGTGCCGGACGTTACTCCGTTTCTGTCTCAACGGCATGCGGATTAGCCTCTTCGAATGGGGCTATTGTTAGCGTGAAGGAAGCAACTGCGATCACACAGCAACCCTCACGCACGATCGATGTGCAGGTTGGTCAGCCCCTTACCATCAATCTGGCAGCTACAGGTGCCGGTACTCTGCAGTACCAGTGGTTCAAGGACGGAACACAGATCGCCGGTGAAGTAACACCTACGTACACGAAGACTGCAGCTGAACTGACCGATGCCGGTGCATACTGGTGCAGAGTTACATCAGAGTGCGGAGAACTGCTTTCTGACACCACAACGGTAACGACACGTCCGTCTACGACGGGTGTGGACGGTGACGTCATCGCCGGAGTTGTGATCGGGCGCGTAGCTCCAAACCCGGTCTTGGGTGTATCAACTGTTGACGTTACACTTCCATCTACAACACAGATGTCGATCACTCTGATCGACGCCACCGGCTCAGCTGTTGCAACGATCGTGAATGGTGCAGTGACATCCGGAACTCATCGCTTTATGATCGAGGCCACAACAGTCAGCTCTGGTGTGTATCATCTCCTGACCGTCATCAATGGCGTTCCATCGATGCAGTCGGTCATGATCATCAAGTGATCCAGTTGAATGTTCGATGAAACCAAAAGGGGGTATGCTATGCGTGCCCCCTTTTTCTTTGAACCGACCGCCCATTCTTACTCGAAGGCTCAGGCATGATGAGGTTACGCATTTCGGCAGTGCTTTTGGCACTCCTTGCAGTATGTGGAGTGTGCCCGGTCTCGGCTCAAGAAATGGTTGTGAGCGAGTACTACAACATTCAGTTCGTAGAGGCTGAATGGTCGGAGTTTCTGGTGGTGCAGGACAACTTCAACGCTGTGGGATATATGATCTCCGACGCGAATACGGACCAAACTGTTCGTCAAGGAGGACCACAGTTTCGAGATGTACCGCTCTGGAGAAATCTTCGCGCCGGAACCATCATTGTCCTTTGGCACCGCGCCTTGCCTGCCACAGCAACGATCGATACGAATGCTGCTGACGGTTACCTTGAACTCTCTTCGATCGATCAGCGATTTTTCAACACGCTCCTCTTCCCGGGTGGAGTAGATGGGATGAACATGGCCGATGCCGGCGACCTCGTGCATATCATGAGACCCGACACCAGCAATGTTCATATGCTCGGTCACGATAAACCCACTGGCCCCATCTATGACAACGCAACCGGACCAAAGGTCAACTTCGATTCAGGTGCAGTTGGTGCTGGTAGATCAAATCGTGTTACGGGCCGAACACTCGCTGCCTATTCAATGGGCATCACCAAGGACTCCGCTGTAGCTGGCTTCAATGACTCCCGTGGACTTCCCAATCGATGGGACCTTGCCCGAACCTTCCAAGGTGTTCCGAACATCAATCACTGGTTCTGGCGCGAGACTCGCGAACCACAATGGTCGGCCTCGCCATCTGTTACGCTAATCAGCAGAACAGCACAGAAACACGTGATAGAGTGGACGGCACTCATCGATGCAAACCAGCAGGATTCAACAACAGGATACGTGATCCTGCGAGACACGCTCAATTTTGCGTCGTTCCCTGCCAATGCCATTCGTGACGGTCAAATGATTGCGAAAGGGGCTCGATTTGGCACTTCTGTGGTTCTGGACGTTCGTCCAACGATCCTAGGGAATCGATTCACGGATTCTGTCAATCTCCTCTGTGGTCAGTCCTACACCTACCGCGTCTATGGATATCGATACAAGCAGGATGATCAACTCGTAGTGACGGACGATACTACGGCGCGAGGCAGACAATACACAGAACTCAAGTGGGCACAATCCCCGGTTGTAACCAAGCCGAATCCGGCTAAACCCGTCATCCAAGCATCGCGCCTGCAGTTCTGCTCAGGGGATACAGTAACACTTACAACGACGGCAGTTGCTGAGCGGTATGATTGGACACTCAACGGAACGCCGTTGGCCATTGGAGGTACAACTCGGGTTGTTGTTCGTGAACCGGGCACATATCGTTTGACTGTTACAGAAGACGGAGGATGCAGTTCTACGTCTGATCCGATCACGCTCACTGCCCTGCCGGCACAAGATGTAGACATCTCACCTCGTGGAACTCAGACGATCTGCGCAACAGATTCACTGGTCATCACGGCACAAACTGATGCTCCTGTATACGAGTGGTTCCGTGATGGAACCGTGATCATTGGTGCTACAGGCAAATCTCTTACCGTGCGTGGTGCGGGCGACTATTTTGTGCGCATCGCTACATCTCAAGGCTGTCCTGCAGTATCCTCAGTGGTCAAGGTTCGTGTACCAGACGTGCGGTATCGATTCACACCGTCATCATTGGACTTTGGTTCTCTTGGTCAGTGCACGTCAGACACCACGCTCAGTCTTGAACTCGTCAACGACGGTGCTACTGCGATCACCGTAACATCAGCTTCGTTCCCACCTGGATATGCTCTTGAATCACCCGCACCGGGATTCGTAGTTGCTCCCGGTGGAAAACAGACTGTGCGAGTGTTGTTCGCACCATCTGCTGCCGGGATCACCGCAGGAACAGTGACCTTCAACGCTGTGCCGTGCAATATCACGGCGTCCTTTACCGTACGTGGTGAGCGGACCCAGGTATCGGCCGCCCTCGATCGCACCGGAGTTGATTTCGGTGTCTATTCAGCATGCCCCACAACGATCATTCGTCCGGATTCATCATTCTGGATCACCAATTCTGGTACCTCGCCGATAACAGTGAAGGTTCCAAGTGTACTCCCACCATTCTACCTGCTTACGTCATTCCCGCTTGGAGTTGTTGTGCAGCCGGGTGGCAGACTCGAAGTCAAGATCCAGTATCGCCCGTTAGGAGCTGATAGAGATCGGGGTGTTGTGCAACAGATATCCTTCCCATTCACCTCAGCTACGTGTCGAGACACACTCAGAGCGCAACTTCAAGCTGCGTGTTATGCACCGTCATTCGTGATCGATCCCGATACGATGGATGTCGGTGTTGTGCTGTCGTGTGCTAACTACATCGATACTGTTGTAACGGTGTTCAATCCCACGGCAGTACCAGTGACCGTCAATGGCGTCATTGGCACAGGGTTTACGTTCACAGGAAGTGCCACTGTGATCGAACCGAACACCGGGAAGTCCGTATCGCTTCGGGTCCAACCTGCGGCCGTGAATGGTCCGTTTACCCTTGATGGAGAGATCACTGGAAGTCCGTGCGATCTCAAAGCACCAGTTCGAGCAGAAGGGCTTGTGGTCGCACCTACATATTCCTCATCATCTTCCTCGATCAGCTTTGGATCTATCGAGTTCTGTGGTCCAACAGCTCCTCTTTCACGTAGAGGGTATGTAGTAGCCACTGGATTGTCCGGACTCCGTTCTACCGTTAAGACCGTTTCCATTGCCTCACCCTATTCCGTTGACGTACTACCCGGAACAACCTTCACTGACACGCTGTATTTCAACGTGACGTTTACTCCGACGGCCGTTGGGACCTTTAATGGTCGCTTGTCGATGACGGTTGGACCGTGCAATACACCGATCGACATCGACCTCACAGCTACAACCACCCGTTCCAGTCGCACTACAACGATAACCGGCAACTCATTCGGTACCGTCGGTCCAGGTCAATCGAATACACAGACCATCAGGATCACGAATACCGGTTCGAACCCGATCACTGTGGAGCCCCTTACCGGGGTCACAGCCCCATTCACGATCAATTCTGAAGTGCCCACACTTCCTACCCAGCTTTCTCCTGACAGTTCAGTGGTGATCGAGATCATGTATGAGTTTGCAGGACATGACAGACGCGATACAATCGAGATCGTGTCAACAACAAGTGGGGCCTGTGCTGATACAACTCGATTTGAGGTTCGTGGTGCTACCACTTCTCCCGGTGTGATCACCGGAGTGGTCGTAAGTGCGCCGTCGGTCATTGGAACTGCCGGAACTACCGTTGATGTACCGTTGACCT is a window encoding:
- a CDS encoding M24 family metallopeptidase codes for the protein MRVHFAPFQEALRKAGIDAWVMYDFRGTNDLAWTMLDIPPDAHCTRRWMVVVPAQGHPVKLVHRMECTPLSHIPIEERLYDTRSSWESQVASALKGFSTVAMEYSPMNAIPVTSKVDAGTVEFIRSLGVEVVSSADIAQQFTAVLSEQQLAGASVTAGQLRDVMMEAFGFIRQSILDNVRITEYDVQQRIVSAFASRGLVTDSAPIVAIGPNAASPHYAPSYTHSSEISAEMVVLIDAWCKNTAPGSVYADLTWVGYTGVAIPADLAASFNMIVEGRNAAIALVKERFASGTPVLGYEVDNACRSVIESAGMGSAFIHRTGHNITTEIHGPGVNMDDYETHDTRVLLPGTSFSIEPGIYLPDVLGLRTEIDVVILRDGTVTIPSSPLQASLLPLLSDEWMQ
- a CDS encoding M3 family oligoendopeptidase, producing the protein MSSPTFSSLPYQRPVLSELTQQHELLTKRLESATTDAEAIQVVRDWNVHRINVSTMGSLAEVHFTQNVSDVAAKEEKLFYDENSPSIAELDIAFARSILSSPYRGVIAATFGELFLTRLHNASLTFEPSIKDLLVHESELCRTYNELTASAHIEVDGETYNLSTIGRLLIDLDSGVRERAHKAMYGFLTLHATELDKIYDELVKLRHEKAQRLGFPSYTEFRYVEFGRVDYNADDVEQFRSQVREHVVPLVSKLREAQKHRLGIAKLTIADEKLQFKDGNPVAAGDHDWIVERAHRMYSELSGETNEFFQLMLDADLMDLKSRDNKATGGYCTSFSSYGLPFIFANFNKTTHDIEVLTHEAGHAFQAYRSRNHQVPEYFWPTAEACEIHSMGMEFLTWPWMNLFFGDQTEKFRFYHLQGALLFLPYGCAVDHFQHWIYANPQATPAQRNAAWLEMESTYMPWRSSEGYPAVEEGRTWQFQRHIYESPFYYIDYALAQTCALQYWKWAETDRTEAFASYLKICDIGGSKPFLDIVSAGRLISPFQNGCLQEIVEYSYRWLGEHYPTEMASS
- a CDS encoding tetratricopeptide repeat protein; protein product: MDAVIRSPLIISILVLLFVLGLDAGAQSSADRDKLRMAQTYERSGDLRSAARLYQELHASSPTLDSYFQGVVRSLSGLQQYASLAPVVEEQMKIAPSVNTAILAGTLYARLGDMAAAENWWKKAIELSDDDETTHLLIGAEQSQLMLHAMALRSYKAARSINGDALAYCDEIGQLSAVTGDLKTAAREAVAMYGLDGDLVRVQRRLSILLSYDGGAEAISTELDLMTNNSTDVLRLRQWFYRQSKAWQKALDVTAQLDQMTKPRGQELLLFADGARMDDQYDVAIEAYSIIMKENSEQRYRMSAAYGSARALEQKLRRTDKITHQEAKIVVERYDDIISQYGQHPIAAEALYHSAILEDDVIGNMDGARERLMRLLNQWKGTTVSSDGALRLADIYLAMGRDADAISTLRGLASGPSVIVSDRADLARLRLADLFLWNGNLDSARSYYAPLAAITGSVASNDALDRLLLINLAQDDSATVIAIASAEGLLVRRHYRDAALQFVQAAASAKDNDLRDRARMNGAVAFIELHDDVSAEPLLVEILKGIPETIYGDRSLSLLADIQVRRGDTPSALKILNSLLVNYPRSILVPGVRDRIRVLRGDA
- the meaB gene encoding methylmalonyl Co-A mutase-associated GTPase MeaB, which encodes MLREENIEHLFTEIRSGSRRALARALSLIESSSESDRDTAFELLELCSEVPTATRRIGLTGSPGVGKSTLVESLGLLLVEQGSRVAVLAVDPSSKRTGGSILGDKVRMPNLSLHDHAFVRPSPSRLALGGAATTTRDAIILCEAAGYDTILVETVGVGQSETEVADMVDLFLLLVLPTAGDDVQGIKRGIMEVAHGLLVTKSDLDQQASRVAIATYTSALRLMVPPLEDWSPPVLGVSAVQGDGLTSVLDLIAQFFATIRRTSIEQVRRTQRTTWFSGALQHELLAVLLCDVRIKELVKDLKDQVEVGGIPPSVAVHRLVSHITINISERL